In Stenotrophomonas sp. 610A2, one DNA window encodes the following:
- a CDS encoding phospholipase D family protein, with product MKAVIRLFLVLAVLLASGCASLSNQQRERAEGIAVAARSTVVDCDQPDRCALDSPLRALGGKAIAESTAQVPRHYATILDEGELSLIARLNLIRSATRSVDLQTYIFDTDDSARMVIDELLAAARRGVKVRVLIDQLSAISDLQMLGALSGAHANFELRVYNPAFGKAKLNYFDYAGSVLCCFRRFNQRMHNKLLVIDDVIGVVGGRNYQDDYYDWDSEYNFRDRDVVVAGPEAREMAANFQAFWVARRSVPAERLNDVGRTLLNEGVPAMPEAAFRRPERIARVDEEASDPEFIEQAFVDTALPVSSVSYVADLPRKHRREREAQPLNGQHVTEPKLDALIAQAQSEVLLQTPYLVLSKPAQKLFKDLRKREAPPRVVVSTNSLAATDNPIVYALSYKYKRRNMRELGFNIYEYKPFPLDAPIDYAQLLPAPLDGEPPAPARRRVIGGSAAGSNVRGSGSGSGPGRRLTADGSEVEREVLRTETRPSFLGTRAVNRPLPVTRRGARMGLHAKSLVVDRRIGVIGTHNFDPRSENYNTEGAVIIEDPAFAEQLAQSILRDVHPDNSWVVAPREKPPVLSGLNYSIGKASEALPILDFWPWRYATDYAFKPGPDCPQPLTRQDPRFHSCYTAVGDFPEVNVGPKWVLVRMLTAFGAGLVPIL from the coding sequence GTGAAAGCTGTGATTCGTCTTTTCCTGGTGCTGGCGGTCCTGCTGGCCAGCGGTTGTGCCTCGCTGTCCAATCAGCAGCGCGAGCGTGCCGAAGGCATTGCCGTGGCCGCGCGTTCCACGGTGGTGGATTGCGACCAGCCCGATCGCTGCGCGCTGGATTCGCCCTTGCGCGCGCTCGGTGGCAAGGCCATCGCCGAATCCACCGCGCAGGTGCCGCGGCATTACGCCACCATCCTCGATGAGGGCGAGCTGTCGCTGATCGCGCGGCTGAACCTGATCCGCAGTGCTACCCGCAGCGTGGATCTGCAGACCTATATCTTCGACACCGACGACAGTGCGCGGATGGTGATCGATGAATTGCTTGCTGCCGCGCGTCGTGGGGTCAAGGTACGGGTGCTGATCGACCAGCTCTCGGCGATCTCCGACCTGCAGATGCTCGGCGCCTTGTCCGGTGCGCATGCCAACTTCGAGCTGCGTGTCTACAACCCGGCGTTCGGCAAGGCCAAGCTCAATTACTTCGACTATGCCGGCAGCGTGCTGTGTTGCTTCCGTCGTTTCAACCAGCGCATGCACAACAAGCTGCTGGTGATCGACGATGTGATCGGCGTGGTTGGCGGCCGCAACTACCAGGACGACTATTACGACTGGGACAGCGAGTACAACTTCCGCGACCGTGACGTGGTGGTGGCCGGGCCGGAAGCACGCGAGATGGCGGCCAACTTCCAGGCCTTCTGGGTGGCGCGCCGCAGCGTACCGGCCGAACGGCTGAACGATGTCGGCCGGACCTTGTTGAATGAAGGTGTGCCGGCCATGCCGGAGGCCGCGTTCCGGCGCCCGGAGCGGATCGCACGGGTGGACGAGGAAGCCTCGGATCCGGAATTCATCGAACAGGCGTTCGTTGATACGGCGCTGCCGGTGAGTTCAGTCAGCTATGTCGCCGACCTGCCGCGCAAGCACCGTCGTGAACGCGAGGCGCAGCCGCTCAATGGCCAGCATGTGACCGAGCCGAAACTGGATGCGCTCATTGCCCAGGCGCAGAGCGAGGTGCTGCTGCAGACCCCCTACCTGGTGCTGTCCAAGCCTGCGCAGAAGCTGTTCAAGGACCTGCGCAAGCGCGAGGCGCCACCGCGTGTGGTGGTCTCGACCAACAGCCTGGCGGCGACCGACAACCCCATCGTCTATGCGCTGTCCTACAAGTACAAACGCCGCAACATGCGCGAGCTGGGCTTCAACATCTACGAGTACAAACCGTTCCCGTTGGATGCGCCCATCGACTATGCGCAGTTGCTGCCTGCGCCGCTTGACGGCGAACCGCCGGCGCCGGCACGACGGCGGGTGATTGGCGGCAGTGCGGCCGGCAGCAATGTGCGCGGCAGTGGCAGCGGCAGTGGCCCAGGACGTCGGCTCACCGCCGATGGCAGCGAGGTCGAGCGCGAGGTGTTGCGTACCGAAACACGGCCCTCGTTCCTCGGCACGCGCGCGGTCAACCGACCGCTGCCGGTCACCCGTCGCGGTGCGCGCATGGGCCTGCATGCCAAGTCGCTGGTGGTGGACCGCCGCATCGGTGTGATCGGCACCCACAACTTCGATCCGCGCAGCGAGAACTACAACACCGAAGGCGCGGTGATCATTGAAGACCCGGCCTTCGCCGAGCAGTTGGCGCAGAGCATCCTGCGCGACGTGCACCCGGACAACTCCTGGGTGGTAGCGCCGCGCGAGAAGCCGCCGGTGCTGTCCGGCCTGAACTACAGCATCGGCAAGGCGTCTGAAGCATTGCCGATCCTGGATTTCTGGCCGTGGCGCTATGCCACCGACTACGCCTTCAAGCCGGGCCCGGACTGTCCGCAGCCGTTGACCCGGCAGGACCCGCGTTTCCACAGCTGCTACACCGCGGTGGGCGACTTCCCGGAAGTGAATGTCGGCCCCAAGTGGGTGTTGGTGCGCATGCTGACCGCCTTCGGCGCCGGGCTGGTCCCCATCCTTTGA
- a CDS encoding YheT family hydrolase, translating into MSACNYRPPRWLRNPHLQSMLASSRVRLRRGQQLLVASGAHTQEMMLDGGDGVRLQAWHSRPPGAPPKALALLLHGWEGSAESSYMRMTTARLLEQGFDVVRLNFRDHGNTHHLNPGIFHSCRIGEVVNAAADVAQRFAGLPMVAAGYSLGGNFVLRLALHAPAAGVPLLHVASVCPVLDPAITMDSIQRGPVMYDWYFRRKWTGSLRRKRALFPELADCDDSVLKLDIRALTGWLVDRHTDFGSLQEYFDGYSIAGSKLAALQVPADILMAADDPVIPFTTFDHWQLPADAHLEIARWGGHCGFIENLRGDGFSERWVAQRLAAAVG; encoded by the coding sequence CTGAGCGCCTGCAACTACCGGCCACCGCGCTGGCTGCGCAACCCGCACCTGCAGTCGATGCTGGCCTCGAGTCGGGTGCGCCTGCGACGCGGCCAGCAGCTGCTGGTTGCCAGTGGAGCACATACCCAGGAGATGATGCTTGACGGTGGTGACGGCGTGCGCCTGCAGGCCTGGCACAGCCGCCCGCCGGGTGCCCCGCCCAAGGCCTTGGCGTTGTTGCTGCATGGCTGGGAAGGCAGTGCCGAATCCAGCTACATGCGGATGACCACCGCACGCCTGCTGGAGCAGGGTTTCGATGTGGTGCGGTTGAACTTCCGCGACCACGGCAATACCCATCATCTCAATCCGGGCATCTTCCACTCCTGCCGCATCGGCGAAGTGGTCAACGCCGCCGCGGATGTCGCACAGCGCTTTGCCGGCCTGCCGATGGTCGCCGCGGGCTATTCGCTGGGCGGCAACTTCGTGCTGCGCCTGGCCCTGCACGCGCCTGCCGCTGGTGTGCCACTGCTGCACGTGGCATCGGTGTGCCCGGTGCTGGACCCGGCCATCACCATGGACAGCATCCAGCGTGGGCCGGTGATGTACGACTGGTATTTCCGCCGCAAATGGACCGGCTCGCTGCGCCGCAAGCGCGCGCTCTTCCCCGAGCTGGCCGATTGCGATGACAGCGTGCTGAAGCTGGATATCCGTGCGTTGACCGGCTGGCTGGTCGACCGCCATACCGACTTCGGTTCGCTGCAGGAGTACTTCGACGGCTACTCCATCGCCGGCAGCAAGCTGGCCGCGTTGCAGGTGCCGGCCGATATCCTGATGGCGGCCGATGACCCGGTGATTCCGTTCACCACCTTCGATCACTGGCAGCTGCCGGCCGATGCCCACCTGGAGATCGCGCGCTGGGGCGGCCACTGCGGCTTCATCGAGAACCTGCGTGGCGATGGCTTCTCCGAGCGCTGGGTGGCGCAGCGCCTGGCCGCCGCCGTCGGCTGA
- a CDS encoding lysophospholipid acyltransferase family protein — protein MTSPRPARQGGVARVFRYLYRAPLLLVHIVLFLPLILLLMTQPLGRIGPASNPLEERVVRWWSGGLMWIFGFRLQRVGQPLPGAVLFVANHVGWVDICVIHSQKMVGFVAKREIAGWPVVGWVASRGHTIFHQRGNTESLGGVMEEMVKRLQEQRPVAVFPEGRTRGGKEVGPFHARIFQAAVEAGVPVQPIALRYGVRGDAQTTVAFGPGESFAGNFLRLLGEPARRGEVHFLEPIAIQDLEGRRRIAETSRARIVAVMEGP, from the coding sequence ATGACTTCCCCCCGTCCCGCCCGCCAGGGCGGTGTGGCCCGCGTGTTCCGTTACCTGTACCGCGCCCCGCTGCTGCTGGTTCACATTGTCCTGTTTCTACCGCTGATCCTGCTGCTGATGACGCAGCCGTTGGGACGTATCGGCCCCGCCAGCAACCCGTTGGAAGAGCGGGTCGTGCGCTGGTGGTCGGGTGGTTTGATGTGGATATTCGGCTTCCGCCTGCAACGCGTGGGCCAGCCCTTGCCCGGTGCGGTGCTGTTCGTTGCCAACCATGTGGGCTGGGTCGATATCTGCGTGATCCACAGCCAGAAAATGGTCGGTTTTGTCGCCAAGCGCGAGATTGCCGGCTGGCCGGTAGTTGGCTGGGTCGCCAGCCGAGGCCACACCATCTTCCACCAGCGCGGCAATACCGAGTCGCTGGGCGGAGTGATGGAGGAAATGGTCAAGCGTCTGCAGGAGCAACGACCGGTGGCAGTGTTCCCGGAAGGGCGCACCCGCGGCGGCAAGGAAGTGGGGCCGTTCCACGCACGCATCTTCCAGGCGGCAGTCGAGGCCGGCGTGCCGGTGCAGCCGATCGCGTTGCGCTACGGCGTGCGCGGTGATGCGCAGACCACGGTGGCGTTCGGGCCGGGCGAGAGCTTCGCCGGTAATTTCCTGCGCCTGCTCGGTGAGCCGGCGCGGCGTGGCGAGGTGCATTTCCTCGAGCCCATCGCCATCCAGGACCTGGAAGGCCGCCGGCGCATCGCCGAGACCTCGCGCGCGCGCATCGTGGCGGTGATGGAAGGGCCGTAA
- a CDS encoding ParA family protein: MKTILVAGSKGGVGKTTIATHLAAHSALSGLATVIADADPQGSSTRWAQRRSILESAVLPVDVHRKKNWEKLIPDGAEQVIIDAPAGAYGEDLERFIDIADAVVVPVLPSALDIEAIVGFLNSLSRIKRIHSRAVPVGLVLNRTKPWTQTSQQARQMLAEWPYEVVAQLRDSQSYVVMVGLGRSLFDYHSAQVREHQQDWEPLLKWLNKV; encoded by the coding sequence ATGAAGACGATTCTGGTAGCCGGCTCCAAAGGCGGTGTCGGCAAGACCACCATCGCTACCCATCTGGCCGCACACTCGGCCTTGTCCGGCTTGGCAACGGTGATCGCCGATGCCGACCCGCAGGGCTCCAGCACCCGCTGGGCGCAACGCCGCTCGATCCTGGAGAGCGCCGTGCTGCCGGTGGACGTGCACCGCAAGAAGAATTGGGAAAAGCTCATCCCCGACGGCGCCGAACAGGTCATCATCGATGCCCCGGCCGGTGCCTATGGCGAGGACCTGGAACGCTTCATCGACATCGCCGATGCGGTGGTGGTGCCGGTGCTGCCCTCGGCGCTGGACATCGAGGCGATCGTCGGCTTCCTCAACAGCCTGTCCAGGATCAAGCGCATCCATTCGCGGGCAGTGCCGGTGGGGCTGGTGCTCAACCGCACCAAGCCGTGGACGCAGACCTCGCAACAGGCCCGGCAGATGCTGGCCGAATGGCCGTATGAGGTGGTCGCGCAGCTGCGCGACAGCCAGAGTTATGTGGTGATGGTCGGGCTCGGGCGCAGCCTGTTCGACTATCACTCAGCACAGGTACGCGAGCACCAGCAAGACTGGGAGCCGCTGCTCAAGTGGTTGAACAAGGTCTGA
- a CDS encoding YceI family protein — translation MLSGSALAAEPLHFDTAHSRFGFEIRTRFGQKVEGVFPRFEGWITVLPDGRHQVRLRMYSEYVEIPDKPRYTGWMRGEDFFDAARYPVVEFDSDPYDPRLTETGGDVQGRLTIRGISRPEVMRLAKPECARPGYDCDLVSRGTILRGRYGMDSWQMALSDRVIFVLRTRLVGAPKT, via the coding sequence ATGCTGTCTGGCTCGGCCCTTGCGGCCGAGCCATTGCATTTCGACACGGCACATTCCCGTTTTGGCTTTGAAATACGTACCCGCTTCGGGCAGAAGGTCGAGGGTGTTTTCCCGCGCTTCGAGGGTTGGATCACAGTGTTGCCCGATGGCCGCCACCAGGTGCGGCTGCGCATGTACAGCGAATATGTGGAGATCCCCGACAAGCCCCGCTATACCGGCTGGATGCGCGGCGAGGACTTCTTCGATGCTGCGCGCTACCCGGTGGTGGAGTTCGACTCCGATCCCTATGACCCGCGTCTGACCGAAACCGGCGGTGATGTGCAGGGGCGCTTGACGATCCGTGGCATCAGCCGGCCCGAAGTGATGCGCCTGGCAAAGCCTGAATGCGCGCGCCCCGGCTATGATTGCGACCTCGTCAGCCGCGGTACCATCCTGCGCGGCCGATATGGCATGGACAGCTGGCAGATGGCCCTGAGTGATCGAGTGATATTCGTACTGCGTACACGCCTGGTTGGCGCCCCCAAAACGTGA
- a CDS encoding EAL domain-containing protein, whose translation MDRQLLSSTEDMLHLFSAALEQIGNGVILFDDTNTILYVNQAMENISGWSRAELQGKNLGTLAPKSMRERYNTRLYPGASNRVQELEADPHDIQLIRKDDVPRWINVTLSHLADNGRSIHLALVNDVTARRAAQARERLLSLGFDETQSAVLITDAEGRIVHLNKGFRRLFGFLDSEAMGQYVPALLAPDNYSPDHVSVYFARLLAGQPIRADERLYRKNGQPLWCSVSTNPIFDDYGTLVNLVIVLMDITRTKVHEVLQHKMLDAMVREVPTAEVMQMMCLEVEKIAPQVLCSVLRVEDGRLRHLAGPSLPEAYIRLVEGIPAAPKTGSCGTAAYSGQTVISRDIATDPNWEGLSHLALQHGLAACWSTPIKANDGRVLGTFAFYYRQPHDPDSFHRRLVEVIVHLCALALEREEARNRIRRLAFYDDLTGLPNRSLLHAQADQAITAADHQGQTLAVMFIDLDRFKQINDSFGHPGGDELLRTVARRLQEETGPMDIVGRLSGDEFVVILNRCDVAAASERSERILRTLGLPLALGELEIRPSASIGISIFPHDGSNMDSLLHHADVAMYQAKHNGRNRVRFYSSEMDECSQERMALEAALREALEQGQLQLHYQPQIDIHSGQLHSVEALARWQHPRLGSVPPIRFIPLAEEAGLIGDLGQWALGEACRQLGRWRREGLEVPSVSVNLSPTNFHSAALPDCISQILQQESLHASDLILEITEDVLLDGDPITLQTLHQVHALGVRLSMDDFGTGYSSLSYLRQLPISELKLDRSFVHGIEGDKVASALTQAIAHIGQSLQLKVVAEGVESLEQLKLLGAQGYEVAQGFHFTPALPAPALADWVRKHLPVAVMV comes from the coding sequence ATGGACCGGCAGCTGCTGTCATCGACAGAAGACATGCTGCATTTGTTCTCTGCGGCATTGGAGCAAATCGGCAATGGCGTCATTCTGTTCGATGACACCAACACCATCCTGTACGTCAACCAGGCCATGGAGAACATCTCCGGCTGGTCGCGCGCCGAGCTGCAGGGCAAGAACCTGGGCACGCTGGCGCCAAAGAGCATGCGCGAGCGCTACAACACCCGCCTCTACCCCGGCGCCAGCAACCGTGTGCAGGAGCTGGAGGCCGACCCGCATGACATCCAGCTGATCCGCAAGGACGACGTTCCCCGCTGGATCAACGTTACTTTGTCGCATCTGGCCGACAATGGCCGCAGCATCCACCTGGCGCTGGTCAACGATGTCACCGCCAGGCGCGCGGCACAGGCGCGTGAACGGCTGTTGTCGCTGGGCTTCGATGAGACCCAGAGCGCGGTGCTGATCACCGATGCCGAAGGCCGCATCGTGCATCTGAACAAGGGCTTCCGGCGCCTGTTCGGCTTCCTCGACAGCGAGGCGATGGGCCAGTACGTGCCGGCTTTGCTGGCCCCGGACAACTACTCACCCGACCACGTGAGCGTGTATTTCGCGCGCCTGTTGGCAGGGCAGCCGATCCGCGCCGACGAACGGCTCTACCGCAAGAACGGGCAGCCGCTGTGGTGCTCGGTCAGTACCAACCCGATCTTCGACGACTACGGCACGCTGGTGAACCTGGTCATCGTGCTGATGGACATCACCCGTACCAAGGTGCATGAAGTCCTGCAGCACAAGATGCTCGACGCGATGGTGCGCGAAGTGCCCACCGCCGAGGTCATGCAGATGATGTGCCTGGAGGTGGAGAAGATCGCCCCGCAGGTGCTTTGCTCGGTGCTGCGGGTGGAGGACGGGCGCCTGCGCCACCTGGCCGGGCCAAGCCTGCCCGAGGCCTATATCCGGCTGGTGGAGGGCATACCCGCAGCGCCGAAGACCGGCAGCTGCGGCACCGCTGCATACAGCGGCCAGACCGTGATCAGCCGCGACATCGCCACCGATCCCAACTGGGAAGGCCTCAGCCACCTGGCCCTGCAGCACGGCCTCGCGGCCTGCTGGTCGACGCCGATCAAGGCCAATGATGGCCGCGTGCTCGGCACCTTCGCCTTCTACTACCGCCAGCCCCACGACCCGGACAGCTTCCATCGCCGGCTGGTGGAGGTGATCGTGCATCTGTGCGCGCTGGCATTGGAACGCGAGGAGGCGCGCAACCGGATCCGCCGGCTGGCGTTCTACGATGACCTCACCGGCCTGCCCAACCGCAGCCTGCTGCACGCCCAGGCCGACCAGGCGATCACTGCCGCCGACCACCAAGGGCAGACATTGGCGGTGATGTTCATCGATCTGGACCGCTTCAAGCAGATCAACGACTCCTTCGGCCACCCCGGTGGCGATGAGCTGCTGCGCACGGTGGCGCGTCGCCTGCAGGAAGAAACCGGGCCGATGGACATCGTCGGCAGGCTTTCCGGCGACGAGTTCGTGGTGATCCTCAACCGCTGCGATGTGGCTGCCGCCAGCGAGCGCAGCGAACGCATCCTGCGCACCCTCGGCCTTCCGTTGGCGCTGGGCGAGCTGGAGATCCGGCCGTCGGCCAGCATCGGTATCAGCATCTTTCCGCACGATGGCAGCAACATGGACTCGCTGCTGCACCATGCCGACGTCGCCATGTACCAGGCCAAGCACAACGGCCGCAACCGCGTGCGCTTCTACAGCAGCGAGATGGACGAATGTTCGCAGGAGCGGATGGCGCTGGAAGCCGCCCTGCGCGAGGCCTTGGAACAAGGCCAGCTGCAACTGCATTACCAGCCGCAGATCGACATCCACAGCGGCCAGCTGCACAGCGTGGAAGCCTTGGCACGCTGGCAGCATCCGCGCCTGGGCAGCGTGCCACCGATACGCTTCATTCCCCTGGCCGAAGAAGCCGGGTTGATCGGCGACCTCGGCCAATGGGCGCTCGGCGAAGCCTGCCGGCAACTGGGCCGCTGGCGTCGGGAAGGCCTGGAGGTGCCTTCGGTGTCGGTGAACCTGTCACCGACCAACTTCCACAGCGCAGCCCTGCCGGACTGCATCAGCCAGATCCTGCAGCAGGAATCACTGCATGCCAGCGACCTGATCCTGGAGATCACCGAAGACGTGTTGCTGGATGGTGACCCGATCACCCTGCAGACCCTGCACCAGGTGCACGCGCTGGGTGTAAGGCTGTCGATGGATGATTTTGGTACCGGTTACTCCAGCCTGAGCTACCTGCGCCAGCTGCCGATCAGCGAGCTCAAGCTGGACCGCAGCTTCGTGCACGGCATTGAAGGCGACAAGGTCGCCAGCGCACTGACCCAGGCCATCGCCCATATCGGCCAGAGCCTGCAGTTGAAGGTGGTGGCGGAAGGCGTCGAGAGCCTGGAGCAGCTGAAGCTGCTGGGCGCGCAGGGTTACGAGGTGGCGCAGGGCTTTCATTTCACCCCTGCCTTGCCGGCGCCAGCGCTGGCGGACTGGGTGCGCAAGCATTTGCCGGTGGCGGTGATGGTTTAG
- a CDS encoding AAA family ATPase, with protein sequence MSELQDLTALIRANTALIVIETQDETRIVGLFREALMHVWRSLYRWSITEGLRRIDMDREDEAVGPPDASAALRMIQEADQRGIYLLLDFHPYLGYASHQRLLRDIIQRRHSQPHVVVLVGAKVELSAELEALATRFNPRLPDANALLKMLREEAASYAQENGGRRVEVDQEAVQQILRNLRGLSMTDARRIARQLIFADGALKADDLPQLAKLKFELLNRSGHLHYEYDSARFSDVAGARRLKRWIEQRRAVFVSGNAPPGLDPPKGMLLLGVQGCGKSMLAKATAAGFGVPLLRLDFGTLYNKYHGETEKNLRDALASAEQLAPCVLWIDEVEKGLASGGEDGGVSRRVLGYLLTWMAERKAPVFIVATANQVQELPAELLRKGRFDEIFFVDLPSPDTRVELLHLHLQRRQLQPDLFALPALAAASEGFSGAEIEQAVVAGLYAAHAEQKPLDTELLMAEIRNTRPLSVLMAEQVQSLRDWARERTVPAD encoded by the coding sequence ATGAGCGAGCTGCAGGACCTCACCGCACTGATCCGCGCCAACACCGCGCTGATCGTCATCGAAACGCAGGATGAGACCCGTATCGTGGGCCTGTTCCGCGAGGCCTTGATGCATGTGTGGCGCTCGCTGTACCGCTGGTCGATCACCGAGGGCCTGCGCCGCATCGACATGGACCGCGAGGACGAGGCGGTCGGCCCGCCCGATGCCAGCGCCGCCCTGCGCATGATCCAGGAGGCCGACCAGCGCGGCATCTACCTGCTGCTCGATTTCCACCCCTACCTGGGCTACGCCAGCCACCAGCGGCTGCTACGCGACATCATCCAGCGCCGCCACAGCCAGCCGCACGTGGTGGTGCTGGTCGGCGCCAAGGTCGAGCTGTCGGCCGAGCTGGAAGCACTGGCGACCCGCTTCAACCCGCGCCTGCCCGATGCCAATGCGCTGCTGAAGATGCTGCGCGAGGAAGCGGCCAGCTATGCCCAGGAGAACGGCGGACGCCGGGTCGAGGTGGACCAGGAGGCAGTGCAGCAGATCCTGCGCAACCTGCGCGGGCTGAGCATGACCGACGCCCGCCGCATCGCCCGCCAGCTGATCTTCGCCGATGGCGCGCTGAAGGCCGACGACCTGCCGCAGCTGGCCAAGCTCAAGTTCGAACTGCTCAACCGCAGCGGCCACCTGCATTACGAATACGACTCGGCCCGTTTCAGCGACGTGGCCGGCGCGCGCCGGCTCAAGCGCTGGATCGAGCAGCGGCGTGCGGTGTTTGTCTCCGGCAATGCCCCGCCCGGCTTGGACCCGCCCAAGGGCATGCTGCTGCTCGGCGTGCAGGGCTGCGGCAAGTCGATGCTGGCCAAGGCCACCGCCGCCGGTTTCGGGGTGCCGCTGCTGCGCCTGGATTTCGGCACGCTGTACAACAAGTACCACGGCGAGACCGAGAAGAACCTGCGCGACGCACTGGCCTCGGCCGAGCAGCTGGCGCCGTGCGTGCTGTGGATAGACGAGGTCGAGAAGGGACTGGCCAGCGGTGGTGAGGACGGCGGCGTGTCGCGCCGCGTGCTCGGTTACCTGCTGACCTGGATGGCAGAACGCAAGGCGCCGGTGTTCATCGTCGCCACCGCCAACCAGGTGCAGGAGCTGCCGGCCGAGCTGCTGCGCAAGGGCCGCTTCGACGAGATCTTCTTCGTCGACCTGCCCTCGCCCGACACCCGCGTCGAACTACTGCACCTGCATCTGCAGCGTCGCCAGCTGCAGCCGGACTTGTTCGCTCTACCCGCCCTTGCTGCCGCCAGCGAAGGTTTCTCCGGTGCCGAAATCGAACAGGCGGTGGTCGCCGGCCTATATGCGGCACATGCCGAGCAGAAGCCGCTGGATACCGAGCTGTTGATGGCCGAGATCCGCAACACAAGACCGCTGTCGGTGCTGATGGCCGAGCAGGTGCAGTCGCTGCGCGACTGGGCCCGCGAGCGCACCGTACCGGCGGATTGA
- a CDS encoding AEC family transporter — MAFDAFALILAMLALGMVFARFRVFPDNAADVLNKVVLYICLPAAVLTYVPRLQLDASLIGIMLTPWLLMLLTLALVSLATRVFGFERQVHAVLLLCVALCNSSFIGYPMVRALLGDHALPYAVVYDQFGTFVMLSTFGLYVLARYSGDTPPSTGQILLRIARFPPLWALIFALLVMPASPPTWIAGALKNVSDAMLPLVMLAVGLTIQLRLSRAELAPLGVGLLLKLLVLPAAALPLSWAFGLQGEMLRVNVLETAMPTMITAAALAISHRLAPRLAAAMVGYGIVLSLATLPAWVWVLDRVV, encoded by the coding sequence ATGGCATTCGACGCTTTCGCACTGATCCTGGCCATGCTCGCACTGGGCATGGTCTTCGCACGGTTCCGGGTATTCCCGGACAACGCCGCCGACGTGCTCAACAAGGTGGTGCTGTACATCTGCCTGCCAGCGGCGGTGCTCACCTATGTACCCCGCCTGCAGCTGGATGCCTCCTTGATCGGCATCATGCTGACGCCGTGGTTGCTGATGCTGCTTACCCTGGCCTTGGTGAGCCTGGCCACACGCGTATTCGGTTTCGAGCGGCAGGTGCATGCGGTGCTGCTGCTGTGCGTGGCGCTGTGCAATTCCAGCTTCATCGGCTACCCGATGGTGCGCGCGCTGCTGGGTGACCACGCCCTGCCATATGCAGTGGTCTACGACCAGTTCGGCACCTTCGTGATGCTGTCGACGTTCGGCCTGTATGTGCTGGCGCGCTACAGCGGCGATACCCCGCCCAGCACTGGCCAGATCCTGCTGCGCATCGCCCGCTTCCCGCCGCTGTGGGCATTGATCTTCGCTTTGCTGGTGATGCCGGCATCACCGCCGACATGGATTGCCGGCGCATTGAAGAACGTATCCGACGCGATGCTGCCGCTGGTGATGCTGGCGGTGGGCCTGACCATCCAGCTGCGGCTGTCGCGCGCTGAGCTGGCGCCGCTGGGCGTGGGCCTGCTGCTCAAACTGCTGGTGTTACCCGCCGCCGCGTTGCCGCTGTCCTGGGCATTCGGCCTGCAGGGCGAAATGCTGCGGGTCAACGTGCTGGAAACCGCGATGCCGACGATGATCACCGCCGCCGCCCTGGCCATCTCGCACCGGCTGGCACCGCGATTGGCAGCGGCAATGGTGGGTTATGGCATTGTGTTGTCATTGGCCACCTTGCCGGCCTGGGTCTGGGTGTTGGACCGGGTGGTTTGA
- a CDS encoding SixA phosphatase family protein: protein MRELILLRHAHAEPAANGQADIDRPLSPHGLAEAESAGRWLQENKLVPDRVLCSPARRARETLEAVLERTGYVEQRLEERIYDAAPGTLAALLDEHSEVERVLLVGHNPGLEQLVALMHSGQTGDYRGMPPASVAVLSLPMEAAIEPGIAKLTAFWWP from the coding sequence ATGCGTGAATTGATCCTGCTGCGACATGCCCATGCCGAACCGGCGGCCAATGGCCAAGCCGACATCGACCGGCCCCTCTCACCGCATGGCCTGGCCGAGGCCGAGTCGGCCGGCCGTTGGTTACAGGAAAACAAACTGGTTCCGGACCGGGTGCTGTGCTCGCCGGCCCGCCGCGCCCGGGAGACCCTGGAGGCAGTGCTAGAGCGTACCGGTTACGTCGAGCAGCGCCTTGAAGAGCGCATCTATGACGCCGCGCCTGGCACCCTGGCGGCCCTGCTGGACGAGCACAGCGAGGTGGAGCGCGTGCTTTTGGTCGGCCATAACCCGGGGCTGGAGCAGCTGGTGGCGCTGATGCACAGTGGCCAGACCGGTGATTACCGCGGCATGCCGCCGGCGTCGGTCGCGGTGCTGTCGTTGCCGATGGAGGCGGCGATCGAACCCGGCATCGCCAAGTTGACCGCATTCTGGTGGCCCTGA
- a CDS encoding hotdog fold thioesterase, whose product MSQVFRAPVDLKLVNELSRNTLIDHLGIVFTAAGDDWLQATMPVDARTKQPYGLLHGGASVVLAETLGSSAGNLCVDPTQQVCVGLEINANHLRAARSGVVTGTARALHVGRTTQVWEIRIEDEAGKPVCISRLTLAVVAVG is encoded by the coding sequence ATGAGCCAAGTATTCCGCGCGCCGGTTGACCTGAAGCTGGTCAACGAGCTGAGCCGCAACACGCTGATCGATCACCTGGGCATTGTCTTCACCGCCGCCGGCGATGATTGGCTGCAGGCAACCATGCCGGTGGATGCGCGCACCAAGCAGCCGTATGGCCTGCTGCACGGTGGCGCCTCGGTGGTGCTGGCCGAGACGCTGGGCAGCAGCGCCGGCAATCTCTGCGTGGACCCGACCCAGCAGGTGTGTGTCGGCCTGGAGATCAATGCCAACCATCTGCGCGCGGCGCGCAGCGGCGTGGTCACCGGCACTGCACGCGCGCTGCATGTTGGCCGCACAACCCAGGTGTGGGAGATCCGCATCGAGGACGAGGCCGGCAAGCCGGTGTGTATTTCGCGGCTGACTTTGGCGGTTGTGGCTGTTGGGTGA